In the Ilumatobacteraceae bacterium genome, one interval contains:
- a CDS encoding SUF system NifU family Fe-S cluster assembly protein — MPGLEDLYREIILDHYRTPRNRGELPPPARHAEGHNPLCGDEITVYLDVDGDTVNDVKVSGQGCSISQSSASMMSAAVKGKSVAEVRALVRRFKGMMSIETEGDDPVDDVELGDLEALQGVVKFPVRIKCATLAWNTLLEALESPDS, encoded by the coding sequence ATGCCAGGCCTCGAAGACCTCTATCGCGAGATCATCCTCGATCACTACCGCACCCCCCGCAACCGCGGTGAGTTGCCGCCCCCGGCGCGTCACGCCGAGGGTCACAACCCACTGTGCGGCGACGAGATCACCGTCTACCTCGACGTCGACGGCGACACCGTCAACGACGTCAAGGTCAGCGGCCAAGGCTGTTCGATCTCGCAGTCGTCGGCATCGATGATGAGCGCCGCGGTGAAGGGGAAGTCGGTGGCCGAGGTCCGAGCGCTCGTGCGCCGGTTCAAGGGCATGATGTCGATCGAGACCGAGGGCGACGACCCGGTCGACGACGTCGAGTTGGGTGACCTCGAGGCGCTCCAGGGCGTCGTCAAGTTCCCCGTCCGCATCAAGTGCGCCACCCTCGCCTGGAACACCCTCCTCGAGGCACTCGAGTCACCCGATTCCTGA